The DNA window AAACAGAGGAAACATGAGTGGGTGGAGGAAATTAGCCACCCTGGTGGAGGAAGCTCACAGTAAAAGGAATGCACTATTTGTAAGTGGCTAATGTTAATAATGGGAATCGCTTGGTTTCGCTTCCTAGCTGGCGGTCATCACAGTCTTTGTTTAGGGTAAGTTCCATTGACATGAAAATGCCCGCCACTGAGGACTTATTGCCCTGTCAAACTCCCTCCTGAAGGTTTGGCATTCTAAAATGACCAATGAGGATGAAGTGGTCAGTACTCTCATTTGACTTTGTAGAGTAACCAATGGGGAAAATTGGACAGTGTTTTTGTCATGTGTTATAAAGATAATCGGTGGGAACAAATAGTGTAAGGTCTTCAATCAGGTCCATATAGGTAAGCGAATGCCTCAGAGCCCAGCTTGTAAGATCCATTTGCAGACATGGGGGTCTTGAGTTTCTCTCTCTTGCTCGGCCCATTCCAGTCTACCCTACAGAAACGTTGTTTTCACCTTCACCGCCAACAATTCTTtactttggggctggggctgtagctcagtagagcacttgcctagcacctgtgacgcactgggttcgatttctcaacactgcacataaataaatatccattgaCATATTTAAAAAGCAATTCCATACTTTGCCTGTTTGCCTGTTACTTCTGTGTTTTttgctcagttttttctttagggGATCAAGGACTTGGATCCCACGTTGTGCCCCGACTATAACGGTACCTGAGCACTGTATTGGGAATATGCATCTTGTTGTAAACTGTGGGCAATAAGGCAGAGgcaagaccaaaatttaaaggcaAAAATGATGAGGATTACATCTGCTATTTTAAAATAGTAAACCTTGGCCACCATGGTTAAAAACAAGAGTGACATCAATTTGAGGTTGCCATACAATTGTTGGTCAGATCCTCATAGAAGCACTTTTTGTATAAAGTTGTGATGGTCTCTGTGCAAGTTGTGATTATGGCAGTGTATTTTTTACTTGTCACTAACAAGTAACTATTGCCCCCTCTTCATCAGTATTCAATTATAGCCCGTCTGAACTACAAGTCAGGGATGAGGAGGCAGGAATTAGGGGCTATGGTCCTCCCTCAGATTCATGGCCATCTTAACAGACTGCAGATGTAGGAGGAGAGGTATACCACTGAGGCTGGtttaaaaatacttttgtttTTGCTGTATTAAAAATCCCACCAACTGGCCACTGCACTGTTGCCAGCCCTGGTACTGAGCCTTGCTTTCCACCCcttcacctggcatgcacaggcaGTTGGGCTTGACACTGGCATCTGCTCAGGGTGGCAGCTGCAGCAGCACTGGACAGGTAGGAAGCACCTGGACCTGGTATCTGTGACTAAGCTCTAGTGTTGTGTATTCTGGGAAGGAATATAAGAACAATACCAATAAACAGAATCAGTAGAAAGCCATGGGAAACTAAGTTGAAAGCATTTCTGCCAAGGTGGCTGCAGTATGTCAGCTTGCCCAATTCCTGACATTTACCCATTGTCTTCTTGTTTTTGCTATTCCTCCTCTccttcagagagacatgggtgCAAACCTCCCCAACCCTACCTGTCTCAGACCCCAGGTGCTAGAGCTTCTCAGTGCTTTAGAGTATTTATGCCTCTTAGTATCTATTTTATTCAACAAAGGGCAGTGGTTCTGCATTTTATGCTTTTCTTTACAACTGGTGCCTGTCCCCTGAGGTTTCTAAATGTGGTTAACCATCCCTGGCTTTCTAAACCCtctgggtggggggaggggtcGCAGCTCTGGCTATCACTGGTCTTTAGCAGGAAGGTTCTAGAATCCACACTTAACCCTGTGCTCTCTCTGTTGGATGTTTGCTCAACTCTTAGCATCCAGGCTCTGCCGTCCCCATCAGTTCTCTGTGGAGTTTGGATGGCTGTCTGCAGTCAGGATGACATGAGACTGCTTAGTTAGCATGTGGGAGGAAGAACACCAGGAAAGACAGGAAGAGCTAGTGGGTTTCAAGAGATGTCATTTGTCCTCCAGCCTTCTCTCCAGTATTTTCTACATCTTAACCTCAAATTTCAGGTCTTCCTCTGGGTACTTTTTCTTGCCCTCAGCTCAGTGGAGAGGTACCAAGGAGTGTTTAGGTCaagatttctgcagtaacttgaaTCCCTTCACAGGTACATTTCTCCTCCTCCATCCCTGTCTACACACAGATCAAGGGAACTTTCACCCAGTCactgtgacctcagacctcaggcATGCTGCAGGGGAAAAAAATGCTCATTAGTATTAGAGTAGATATGTCACTTGTGCTGAAGCTGCTGCACAGAAATGAGGTCACCTGTTTCCTGATGTCACTCCTACTTTTTGTGAGGGTCCAGCTCCCCCAGCTGTCTTGTACAATAGCATGAGAAAAGGTGAGAGCCTGAGTCCTGACTACCCTGCTCCAACTCTTCCACCAGCGAGTTGAGGTAAAGATTGGTCATGGGTAAAATTTTATATTCAAAAATCCTTTTCATGTATATGCTTCAaaatttttcttagtttttatttttcagtcatggggattgaactcagggtcaccatAACCACTGAGCTGTACACCCCAAGACTTTTGTTTTTGAGATGATATAACTAAGTTATCCAAGCTGACCTCAAAGTTGagatcctcctcagcctcccaagtcactggtacTACAGGCATGCACACCATACCCGGCTagtgtttttaaaatcttttaattttgatttctatGAATTTTATTTGGGAGAATCCATCATTACCAGTTCTTGTATGTGATGGAAAGCTATATTAGCAGAGGAATATCCCTATCACTCTAAAGCATGTCTAATTCATCCTTCTTCCTACACTCCTTATTTGGAGAAGGTGTTCAAAGGACCCTGTCTAGGCCCACTGCCCTTGGCCCTAGTCACATCTCACTTACATTTGCCAGTCCTCTAGTACTCACAACACTCTTCCTGGCCATTATCTGGGGCCTACAGATAATGGGTTCATGGGCCGGCTTCATGGGCACCACATCCAGTACATCCACCTGTGTCAGAATCTCCTTTCCTCACCATGCCAGCACATCCAGTATGCCCATCAACATTATTCTGATTTTCACTATGGGGAACCCACCTGTTGAGGTATATGTGGACGGCAAGGAGCCATTGCCTTCAGACACCAACCTCCACCCAATCCATGTGGGACAATATTGCACCATCACCAGCAGTCCATATGCCAGCACGGACCAGCAGCAAACCCAGGCCTGGCACCTTTGTTTCCATTTCTCCATCACACAGCACAGTCAGGATGGAGCCCCATAAATCCACAGGGCTCatgttttttgggggtggggggcatgGGTTACCTGGGATTGAAGCTACCCAGCGAGCCATATCCTCAgtcttattttgaattttatttagagacagggtctcactgagtggcttagcacctcagttttgctgaggctggctttgaacttgcagtcctccagcctcagcctcccaagcctctgggcttacaggtgtgtgtcattgcACCTGGTCACAGGGCTCATCTTTTGTGGAAGAGCACTCCCGATTTAATTTTGCCTGGGTGCCCTGGGCTCCATTCACCTAGATCTTGCGGGGTGATCTTTAGCTACCATAAACCTTAAAATAGGTCCAAGTAGATGTTGAACTGCCTTCCACCTGACTGCTTTTAGCTTTCTTCTCCTTAATTTTACACACATATGAAAGACCAATCTAGAAACAGAAAACATCCCCCAGCCCCCCCCAAAAATTCCACAAACACAAAGAAAACCAAAATAAACCCAAATCTTACTTTATTTTTACTCTTTTATTGAAAAAAGGCAAACATTTAAGCATACCTGATAtggttaatgaaaatattttttttaactcaaaaTGCACTATTGGTTAAAGGTATGAGAAGCCATTTTATGTACATTCAAGTATATTATTTAATTAAAGTAACAGCATAATTTAGAattgatatttgttttttttttctttaaaatcagtCATTATACTAGGTATTCCAAGATTTTTCCTTAAATCAATATCCTATTTTAATGCATTTAACAGTTTCACAGTTAGAAGTCTATGTGCTAAatttgaacaacaaaaaaattcctCGGTATACATTATATAATATAGACACAGGCTATAAAAATATTGACATTAGTCATATTCTCATAATGCAATTTAGCTCTTTTAGTAATGACTATGCAAATAATCATCCCATAGGAAAATAATTTTACATCTACTACAGTTACCTACTATCACAGAAGTACTTATTTTCTGCTCATTGAACTTCAATaataactcttttttttaaagagagagagagagaggaaagagagagagaaagagaattttaaaaaaatatatatttatttatttattttagttttcggtggacacaacatctttattttttatttttttatttttttttctgtgtaacaccttggttttttttatttcaaagataGATTGATCTAAACTGGCTGTTAACTATACCCCTACCTGAAATTAACATTTGAATGGAaaaaatttgcagggaaatggatggcattagagcagattatgctaagtgaagctagccaatcccttaaaaacaaatgccaaatgtcttctttgatatgaagagcataagattaacattaaacagggacgagagaggtgggagggaaagggagagagaaagtaaactgcatggaaatggaaggagaccctcaggggtatacaaaattacatacaagaggaagtgaggggaaagggaaaaaaatataagggggagaaatgaattacagtagagggggtagaaagagaagaggggaggggagggggggaggggggatagtagaggacaggaaaggcagcagaatacaacagacactagtatggcaatatgtaaatcaatggatgtgtaactgatgtgattctgcaatctgtatacggggtaaaaatgggagttcatatcccacttgaatcaaagtgtgacatatgatatatcaagaactatgtaatgttttgaacaaccaacaataaaaattaataaaaataaaaaataaaaaaaataaacacaacatCTAGGAGAGCCAATTTCAGTTCTGGTTTCACCACTATTAATAGGAAAGCTGAGACAGGTCACTTTGTCTTAAGGACGACCTGAAAAGTCATAATAGCATTTTAAATCCAAAGACCTTTAAGTCTTTTCACACCAAGTAGAAATTGAGGAAAGTACAACCTGATAAACAATGATACTGTTCCTCACATGTCACTGGGTCACTAGCAGTCACCCAAATCACACCTCAATTCCCAGTGACTTAAGTTAGAAGCTCCTTGCCCTGAAACACATCATTCTTCAGTTGAGCAAGACACGTTGACACCCTACCTGGGGTCCAGAGTAAAATACACAAATCATCTTCTATTGGCACCAACTGACTATCTACATACACACAGGACTGACTTAAAAATCTATTAAATTCTTCAGttcattaaagaaaacaaaatctaaaTTACATGCTTAGTCAACAGAAGTTTAACTTTAGTTCAGTGAATTTTGAATTGGCCATTAGTGGTAAATACAACACTTTGCATTTGTTGTAGAAACCAAACAAATCAGGCTTTTCCCTTGACAATACAATGTTCATTTGTGTGTAAAGTGCCAGTTTTATTTACAAACTAGTTAAGTAAACTTTAAAGTCTTCTTTATAGCAGTGAGACTAACATCTGAACTCTCTGGTGGTTGTAAATGTTCAATCCTGCTGGGGCAGGCTTGCTTGAGGGTCCCTCACTTTGAAGCCGGATCGTCATCATTAGTGCTGGGAAGCTGGACAGCCTGCTTGCCAAAGCCAACAAGGATTCTGAGGTAGCTACACGGTTTTTTAGATGCCATTAATGAACATATGGACAATGGTGTAGCTGGTGGATTCATTTTAGCTGATTTTGGGGGGTGGCAGGTGGGTGATAAGGGAGGGGGGGAAAATCAGCCAAATAAAAGCACATCTTCTGTTCATTTAAAAGTCAGCATCCAAGGTAAAAGAATTATCTGTTGGATTCGACATCACTCCCATCCTCTGATACTCGCCTACTCTCTTCTCAAAGAAGTTAGTCTTCCCTTCTAGTGAAATATTCTCCATAAAGTCAAATGGATTTTCTACTTTGAAAACCTTGTTAAAGCCCAGCTCCAGCATAAGCCTATCTGCCACAAATTCAATGTACTGCTTCATCAAAGTGCAATTCACCCCAATTagcttcacaggcaaggcttctgtgaGGAACTCCTGTTCTATCCTGACAGCATTGATAATTATTTCTTTTACTCTCTGCTCTGATGGTTTGTGCAGCAGGTGTTTGAACATCAGGCAGGCAAAGTCACAGTGTAAACCCTCATCTCTGCTAAtaagttcattggaaaatatgaggcCAGGCATCAGTCCTCGTTTCTTGAGCCAGAATATTGATGCAAAGGAACCAGAAAACAAGATTCCCTCCACAGCAGCAAAGGCTACAACACGTTCTCCATAGGTAGCCTCTTTGTCCCCAATCCAACGCAAGGCCCAATCGGCTTTCTTCTTCACACAAGGCATTGTTTCAATGGCATTGAAGAGAAATTCCCTTTCTTTGGGGTCTTTAATGTAAGTGTCAATAAGGAGACTATAGATTTCAGAATGTATGTTTTCCATGGCAATCTGGAAGCCATAGAAACAGCGGGCTTCTGTAATTTGAACTTCTTGGCTAAATCGCTCCACCAGATTCTCATTTACTATGCCATCACTTGCTGCAAAGAAAGCCAGAACGTGGGATATAAAATATCTCTCCTCAGGCTTCAGGGATTCCCAGTGCTGAATGTTCTTGGAAAGATCCACCTCCTCGGCTGTCCAAAAGGAAGCCTCAGCTTTCTTATACATCTGCCAGATATCATGGTATTCGATAGGAAAGATGACAAAGCGGCGGGGGTTCTCTCTCAGTAGTGGTTCATCCTCCACGCTGTGGGCAGGTACTTTAGTTTTCGGCTCCTCCGGATCCTGGAAGATCCTCCTAGCGGTCTTGCTGGCCAGGACGCGGGTCGCGTTGAGGGTCGGGGGCGTGTTCTCCTTGTCGGCCAGGCTGAGCCTCTTCAGCGGCGAGAGCTGCAGCTGCTGCTGGTCTGCGATGGTGGCGAGTGGTGCGCGGACTGAGAGCATGGTGGTGGCGGTGGCAGACGTGGAGACGGTAGTGACCGAAGTGGCTAAGCAGGACCCGGAACACtggctttattttttatgtggtgctgagtatcgaacccagccgccccgcgcatgccaggtgagcgcactaccccttgagccacatccccagcccttcaataATAACTCTTGAGGTGCTAAAATAGTTCAAAGCCATTGGCAAGACTCATCTGGCAACTATAATTACCAACATTAAGGAGGGCAGTTTCAGATGAACATGAAGCAAGAAATTATCCCCAGAAGTTTTGTTAAGTTCCAAACTTTAAATGGGGAAGAACTGATGTCTGGTGATAGGTCCTCTTAAAGCCTCCACCATGCAACTTTTCACCTGGGCAAAGTCAGCAGCTCTAACATGCTCAACAACAATAGAAAGAAAAAACACCATGATCCCAACAAGATTAGTTTTGCCTCTGAACAACGTCTCCTTTTAACCAAGTTCAtaggggatgggggtggggtggtTGTACTTCAGGAAGTTCAAAATTTCTATTTCACTTTGATTCAGTTTGAGTTTTTGAAAATGGCTCTGCCATCTTGAAAGAGACTCAAGAGCTCTAGTGGTCCATTGGTCATCTCTGCCAAAGTTCTTCACCAAGTTTCCATTCAACTTCATCTTTTCTACCAGTACATGGATAAGGAAGGCCACAGGGCAGACAAGAGGGCAACTTACCTCATTCAATAAGTGCTAAGGCCGCCCATCACTGCATATGGCTTAGTGGTCCATGACTGGGCCTCACCAAGCCCTGGTTACATTGGAGGCCAAGATGTTAACttgcctattttctatttttctctcacaCCATACAGCAAATCCATCTGAGAAAGTTTTAGCTGCCTATGAAACTCACAAGTAAAAGCTCACTGTGGGTGAATCAGGCCTGTGGTCTCCTAGCCAGAAAGAGAATCCACCCCCCTAGGTTTTTGTCTCAATTCACCCAAAAATCTTGAAATTCAGAACTGATGTTAGCTGACCTATGTTCAGGGGAATCCCTGTCCAGGGTGACCCTAGAGATGGCTTCTTGCAGATCAGCAGGCCTTCTGGTTGAAGGTGGCCCATCTATTGACTTCTTTATCCAGAACCTCCTCTTGGGAGCCAACTCCACTCTGGCTCAAAGGGAGTGCTGGTTGCTTCTTGTTTCGTCCAGTTATCCATGTCCAGAACTGGTACTTGTGTAGTCCAGGGTTGGCTAAGCCCTAGCTCTCCAGAGGTCATGGGTATCAGGGGTATTTCTACCTTGTTTGAAGATGCCAGAGTACTCTTTGCCTTGACCCCTCTGGAACGATTTCAAAATACCTGTTGCTGGCCATCATCTGCTTGGACAGGGAGTGCGGTATCCGCTGATAGTGGCAGAGGGTggcaggggcatggctcccatcCTTGTCCTCTCcttgaagaaaatatttaaatacactttctctctctctctctctctctctctctctctctctctctctctttctctctctctctctctcacacacacacacacacacacacacacacacaaacaaaatgtGGTGTATGTAGAATATGCAtcttaaggaaagaaaatttccagtccctaaattttaaaaatgtggactTTATGAGAAACTCCATTTatgaaagaatgaaaagaaacatcaaattaaaatgttggggggaaaatcAGTAAAGTAAATGTGGTagaaaaagtgaaaaagaaatagaaaaaaatcagttATAAAGATTTTAAAGCTATAAAGCTTATTTTATACAACAAGAGAAATAATGAAAAAGTATCTGAGGAAATTATTAAAACTGAGAAAAAATTTGGAGTTGAATAAAGAATGGTACACTTCCCATATTGAGTAGCATTATTTGCCAAGAAGATGTGAATTTTTCCCAGTTTAAAACCTttggagcagggctggggatgtggctcaagcggtaccgcgctcacctggcatgcccaggatgctgggttcgatcctcagaaccacataaaaataaaataaagatgttgtatccactgaaaactaaaaaataagtattaatctctctctctctctctctctctctctctctctctctctctaaaaaaaaaacctttggagCAAGGTTGAGTCATATTTTACAGCCAGAAACAGGCCTAATTTCATGAAAATCTAAGAGTAATAAGGCATTGCAAACATTTCTTGAAAGCAATGTTTTTAAATGGTGGTGTTTCAGTTAGACTTTACTGCATAACAAAACACTCCAAATTTGACTGGCTTAACCCACCGTAACAATGTGTTGCCTCTCATCAAACTGAAGGTCCCTTGGGAAGCTCTTATGGTTCCAAGGAGCATCTTTCTTACAGAAGTAGTATGTTTAGTCATGGGTGGTGAAGAAATTGGTGGGCTACACCAGGCCAGATTTGGCCCACTATTTGGGGGTAAGGATCCCAATCTTGGAATTGTGATGTGGGAGTGGTGATAAGAAAGAGTGTGTGAGATGTTAGCACACAGGGAACTGCAGTTGGAACTCACTGTTGGAGTACAGGCAGAAGCAGCCGCAGATGGAAAAAAGTCAGATGTCCTGTGAAAAATCAGATGACCAGAAAGGCCCACCTCTCCTTCCTGTGGTCTTCCCCCAAAGTCTTCATTGCTaagagtagaagagaacattttgaactcaagatccatgATCATAGAGCAAGGCAGTTCACAATGGATTTGAAGCTGAGAGACAAAATGTCATTAACTACCATAATCCTCCTCCTTTGGCTACTCAACATCCATGTTCTTCTCTTGCTCATGTTTGAAATTCTGTACAACAAAGCAACTCTTCCTTGTAGCAAGATACAGCTACAGTTCAGACATATGAAGAAGTCCCCACAGTGAGATGCACAATCGCAGGGGTCACTGCTATGCATTATGGGCTATTTGAAtgactcatcaaattcagttacaGTTCCGTCAATGGTACAAAGGACTAAGTTGTAAGTTCCACATTAAAACACCCTACAAGGAAATAGAAAATGAGAAGAAGgaagtagcatacacagacacaTAATATTTATCAAagaaagggaaaataagaaatgctaGTATTTTCTTTTGCAAACTCAAGAAAAACTGCACTTACATATCCCCAGCCTTCCTGCACAAATGACAGCTTGCTGAGAACACTGTTCTGCATCATCTTGTTTATCCATTAACAACCATTCCACTATATACTTGATGACTATG is part of the Callospermophilus lateralis isolate mCalLat2 chromosome 1, mCalLat2.hap1, whole genome shotgun sequence genome and encodes:
- the LOC143408225 gene encoding ribonucleoside-diphosphate reductase subunit M2-like isoform X3 — its product is MLSVRAPLATIADQQQLQLSPLKRLSLADKENTPPTLNATRVLASKTARRIFQDPEEPKTKVPAHSVEDEPLLRENPRRFVIFPIEYHDIWQMYKKAEASFWTAEEVDLSKNIQHWESLKPEERYFISHVLAFFAASDGIVNENLVERFSQEVQITEARCFYGFQIAMENIHSEIYSLLIDTYIKDPKEREFLFNAIETMPCVKKKADWALRWIGDKEATYGERVVAFAAVEGILFSGSFASIFWLKKRGLMPGLIFSNELISRDEGLHCDFACLMFKHLLHKPSEQRVKEIIINAVRIEQEFLTEALPVKLIGVNCTLMKQYIEFVADRLMLELGFNKVFKVENPFDFMENISLEGKTNFFEKRVGEYQRMGVMSNPTDNSFTLDADF
- the LOC143408225 gene encoding ribonucleoside-diphosphate reductase subunit M2-like isoform X1, which codes for MLSVRAPLATIADQQQLQLSPLKRLSLADKENTPPTLNATRVLASKTARRIFQDPEEPKTKVDLSKNIQHWESLKPEERYFISHVLAFFAASDGIVNENLVERFSQEVQITEARCFYGFQIAMENIHSEIYSLLIDTYIKDPKEREFLFNAIETMPCVKKKADWALRWIGDKEATYGERVVAFAAVEGILFSGSFASIFWLKKRGLMPGLIFSNELISRDEGLHCDFACLMFKHLLHKPSEQRVKEIIINAVRIEQEFLTEALPVKLIGVNCTLMKQYIEFVADRLMLELGFNKVFKVENPFDFMENISLEGKTNFFEKRVGEYQRMGVMSNPTDNSFTLDADF
- the LOC143408225 gene encoding ribonucleoside-diphosphate reductase subunit M2-like isoform X2; its protein translation is METWEFLFNAIETMPCVKKKADWALRWIGDKEATYGERVVAFAAVEGILFSGSFASIFWLKKRGLMPGLIFSNELISRDEGLHCDFACLMFKHLLHKPSEQRVKEIIINAVRIEQEFLTEALPVKLIGVNCTLMKQYIEFVADRLMLELGFNKVFKVENPFDFMENISLEGKTNFFEKRVGEYQRMGVMSNPTDNSFTLDADF